One genomic segment of Ricinus communis isolate WT05 ecotype wild-type chromosome 5, ASM1957865v1, whole genome shotgun sequence includes these proteins:
- the LOC8258342 gene encoding GDP-mannose 4,6 dehydratase 1, whose product MATDDSTPGSGSTTVNGDATAPQKRKIALITGITGQDGSYLTEFLLNKGYEVHGLIRRSSNFNTQRINHIYIDPHNTHKARMKLHYADLSDASSLRRWLDTINPDEVYNLAAQSHVAVSFEIPDYTADVVATGALRLLEAVRSHIAATGRSHIRYYQAGSSEMFGSTAPPQSELSPFHPRSPYAASKCAAHWYTVNYREAYGLFACNGILFNHESPRRGENFVTRKITRAVGRIKIGLQSKLFLGNLNASRDWGFAGDYVEAMWMMLQQEKPDDYVVATEESHTVEEFLQVAFGYVGLNWKDHVVIDKRYFRPAEVDNLKGDSSKARKVLGWKPKVGFEQLVKMMVDEDIELAKREKVLVDAGYMDAQQQP is encoded by the coding sequence ATGGCAACTGACGACAGCACACCCGGATCTGGATCCACCACCGTGAATGGCGATGCCACAGCTCCACAGAAGCGCAAAATAGCATTGATCACCGGCATAACCGGCCAAGACGGTTCCTACCTGACGGAATTCCTTCTCAACAAAGGGTACGAGGTTCACGGGTTGATCCGTAGATCATCAAACTTCAACACACAGCGAATAAACCACATATATATAGATCCACACAATACCCACAAGGCTCGCATGAAGCTACACTACGCTGATCTGTCAGACGCGTCCTCTCTCCGGCGATGGCTGGATACTATTAATCCTGATGAAGTCTATAATCTCGCTGCACAATCACATGTTGCTGTCTCATTTGAAATCCCTGATTACACTGCTGATGTTGTTGCTACAGGTGCTCTGCGCTTGCTTGAAGCAGTGAGATCTCATATTGCTGCAACTGGGAGAAGTCATATTCGTTACTATCAGGCTGGATCATCTGAAATGTTCGGATCCACTGCGCCTCCACAATCTGAACTTTCACCATTTCATCCAAGATCTCCATACGCAGCGTCGAAATGCGCTGCCCATTGGTACACTGTTAATTACAGGGAGGCGTACGGGTTGTTTGCCTGTAATGGGATATTGTTTAACCATGAATCTCCAAGGCGAGGAGAGAATTTCGTGACTCGAAAGATAACAAGGGCTGTCGGAAGGATCAAGATTGGGTTGCAAAGCAAACTGTTTCTAGGCAATTTGAATGCGTCGAGAGATTGGGGTTTCGCTGGGGATTATGTTGAAGCTATGTGGATGATGTTACAACAAGAGAAGCCTGACGATTATGTTGTGGCAACTGAGGAGTCGCATACTGTGGAGGAGTTTTTACAAGTGGCATTTGGGTATGTGGGTCTGAATTGGAAAGACCATGTGGTGATTGACAAGAGGTATTTCAGGCCTGCTGAAGTTGATAACTTGAAAGGGGATTCAAGCAAGGCTAGGAAAGTTCTTGGCTGGAAACCAAAAGTGGGATTTGAGCAGTTGGTGAAGATGATGGTTGATGAAGATATTGAGTTAGCTAAGAGGGAGAAAGTGCTTGTTGATGCTGGTTATATGGATGCTCAACAGCAACCTTGA